From Mesorhizobium sp. Pch-S:
AATCGGCACGGTCGATCTCGTTGCCGGCGGCGCCACCGCCATTCAGGCCGAAATCGCCGAGGATATCGCCCTTGATGCCGTCAAAGATGAAGGCGGCGCGCGGATCGTGGCTCGACGTGTTGCGCAGATAGGGCGATGACAGATCGAACCCCTGTGCCGTCATGCCGACGCCGAAGACCTGCTGCGGCGCGCGGCCGATGCGACGCCACAGGCCGCCGAGTTCATCGGTGAACTGGTGCCAGTAGTTGCCTGTGCCCGGCTCCCAGCCGCGAATGCCGGATTCCGCGCGCCGGCACTCGATCACGCCCGGCAACGTCTCGCTGTAGGCGATGCGCCAGTAGAAACCATTGCCGCCGAGATAGGCGACGCGCCCGCCCTTGGCCAGGAACCCCTGATAGGCATCCAGCATGCGGGTGCTTGTGTATTCGGGATGGCTGCCGGTGAGCACGGCACGATAGCCGTCGAAAGCCGCGACGCCCTCGCGGTCAAGATCCTCGTCGGTCAGCACGTCGTAAGCGATGCCGCGATCCTCGAGGAAGCCGAGGATGTGTGTGTCCGCGTTGAATTGCCAGATGTTCGAGCCGGAGCCGCCGATGAAACCCTGCACCTTGGGCTGGAAGTCGAGGATGGGGCGCAGCCTCGACGAATAGAAGACGCCAGATCCGTCATTGTGCACTTCATACAGCGACAGGCCGTATTCGGGATGTTGCTGCAGGTGCAGATGATGCCGGTCGAGCTGCAGCAATTGTCCGGCGCCGATCTCGGTCTCCGAGACATCGATGCCGAGGCGATGGTTCGCATAAGCCATGTAGCTGGCGGTCGGCAGCACGAAGACGACATCGTTCCTGTGGTGCCTTGCCCGAACGGCGAGCACGACGAAATATTCGGCCTGTCTGTCCTCGTGCGAAAACAGCCGTACGGCATAGACGCCGCTTTTGAGATCGTGCGGCAAGGTCACCGTGAAGTCGGTCTGCCAGCCGGCGTCGTAGAGATCGTCGTCGTGGAAGTGGACCGCGGCATAGCTGGCGGGGTCTTCTGTCCAGCGATGCAGGCCGCTGTTCCATCGACAGCCTGAAACGGCCCGGTGCGGCAGGTTGAGGAAACGGCCGTCCAGCCGGTGCGGGCCGCGATCCGAGAAACGATCGCCGCGCATGCCGGCGGCGAAATCCCAGTCTGCTGCCGGCGCCGGCGTGGCCGTCCTGCCAAGCATCGCCTCGACGATCGTTTCGTGCTGGTGCGCGCCATCATAGATGCGCGGATTCTCGATCTTGCCATTGAAGAAACAGCCGGGGAAACTTTCTTCCGTGTCGACTGCACCGAAACGGAAGGGCGCCTGCGGCGGCGCGTCATAGTCGCGGGCCGTTACGCTGGACGAGCCGTGATCGTCGACATTCGGAAAGCTCTTTACCGGCGTCTGGCTGACGGCCAGCCGCCCGCTCTGCACATCGTAGCTCGCAACGACGACGTACCAGGTGCGTTCCCGGCAAGGCACCCCGGAAGCGGTCGTGGTTGCGCGGTCGTCGGTTGTCAGCGCCACCGAGGCCATGGCCTTGTCATCAAGGAACAGGCTGCAGCCATTCTGCGCCGTGCCGGTTGCGATGATCGCCTGCCGGCCTCGTCCCGGCAATGTTGGCCATATCAGCGCTGCAAGAGTGAAGGAGCCGGACGGGCAGAGCCTGGTCGTCTTGTCCACCAGGCCATAGGAGCCGGTGCGAATTGCCTGCTTGCGTGCCACAAACGGCCCGCCGAGATCGACTTCGATCAGCTCGTCGCGGTAGCCCGGCCCGTCAGGATTGATGTCGCCCTGGATGATCCGTCTCAACTCGGCATCGTATGCACGCAGGCCGGTCGCGCTGACCTTGATATCGACCGTTTCACCGGGAAAGCAGCTGATCCTGTCCGCATAGGCGGTGATCTTGAGCATGGCTGGGTCCTCAGAAGGGGAGTTCTTTTCCGGTCAACTCGTGCCAGCGGCGGCGAAAGACATCCCGCTCCGCGTCGAGCTGACTGGTGTATTCGACGCCGGAGACGACGCTGACAGGAGCGCCGCGGCGTCCCGGCAGCTGCGCCAGCGCCCAGCGGCGGCAGGGCTCGATCGTGACCAGTACATATTTGCCGTCGAGCGCGCCGCCGCGCATCAGGTTGAGAACACGCTGGAGACCGGGGCTGTGATAGCCGATCGGGCTTTCCATGAATTCGGCGGCATGGGGCAGGTCGTCGTGTCCAAGCGTGTATCGTGTCATCTCAAGTGCCTTATTTCATTGAAAAGTTCATTTTAGATGCGAATCCAGGGCAATGTAGATGCGAAGAGATTCTGGAGTTTTCCTTACGAAATTATTCTTCAAGTGCGTTGGCCTGCTTCGTTTGGCTAGATCCAAAATGCATTATTTGTTGACAAAGCACATTTTGGCTGTTTTGGTCAATCATCGGATTTCGGAGGAGACGAAAAGATGACCGCAGCCAGCCAGTCATGGGAGCAACGCGAGAGCGGGAGCTTCTTCCACACCTTCAGCGACCTGCCTTCCTTGAGCGAGGACGGGCCGGTGGTGGTCGAGAGGGGGGAGGGCGCCTACATCGTCGATACCGGCGGCCGCCGCTATTTCGAGGGCAATTCCGGCCTGTGGAACATGACGCTGGGTTTTTCCGAACGGCGCCTGGCGGACGTTGCAGCCCGCCAGTATGCCGAATTGCCTGGCTACCACACCTTCTTCGGCCGCAACTCCAAGCCGTCGATCGCACTTGCCGAAAGGATGCTGGCGCTGGCGCCGGTGCCGATGAGCCGGGCGTTCTTCACCAATTCAGGCTCGGAAGCCAATGAATCGGTGGTCAAGCTGCTGTGGATGATGTGGGCGTTCGAAGGCCATCCGCGACGCCGCAAGTTCCTGACCCGCAAGAACGCCTATCATGGCGCGACAGTGATGGCCGCGTCGCTGACGGCCAAGGACTACAACAGGGCGTTCGGCTTGCCGCTGCCCGAAATCGTGGTGCTCGATTGCCCGCACGCCTACCGCTACGCCGCGCCTGACGAGAGCGACGACGAGTTCTGCGCGCGCCTGGCGGCCAGTCTTGAAGCCACCATCCAGGCCGAGGATCCGGAAACCATTGCCGGCATGTTTGCCGAGCCGGTGATGGGGGCAGGGGGCGTCATCGTACCGCCGAAGAACTATTTCCGGCACATCCAGCCGGTCCTGCGGCGGCACGGCATTCCGCTGGTTGCGGACGAGGTCATCTGCGGGTTTGGCCGCACCGGCAGCCTGTGGGGAACCCAGGCCGTGGGCATGCAGCCGGACATCATGGTGGCATCGAAGAGCATGTCGGCCGGATATTTTCCGATGGGTGCTGTCATGCTGTCCGAAGACATCGACCGGCGCGCGAAAGCTGCAGCCGAGGCGCTCGAGGAATTTCCGCACGGTTTCACCACCGGAGGGCATCCGGTCGGCTGTGCCGTTTCGCTGGAGGCCATCCGCATCATCACCGAGGAAGGTCTCGTCGACCACGTTCGGGATGTCGGCGCGATTCTTCAGAGCGGCCTGGAGCAGCTTGCCGAACATCCGATGGTCGGCGAGGCGAGGGGTGTCGGGCTGATGGGCGCTCTCGAAATGGTTGCCGACAAGCGAAGCAAGACGCCATTCGCCGGCCATTTGCGCATCGGCGAACGGATCGCCAAGGCGGCGCGCGAGCGTGGTTTCATCATTCGACCGCTCGGCTCTTCCGTTGTGCTGGCGCCGCCCTTCATTTCGACCGCAGCCGAGATCGTGTCGCTGGTGGCTGTGATCGGAGAAATCCTCGATCTGGTTCACGCCTCGGCCCGCAAAGAGGCGGCCTGAGCCACTTCCGTCCAGACCACAGCCCAGTCTGGACGAAGTCCAACGGTGCGCCGCGTCGATCCCTTACGGGGCGGCGCGCCGTTGGAACATAAGGACGACTGACGCAGGGAACGCGTCCAACACAAGACCAGGCCCCGCAAAACGGGCGGGAACAAGCCGAAAACGGCTGAAAACAATGGGAACAAGCCAATGACAGATACAAAACCGACGCTGGAGCGGCGCCTCAGCGCTACATCGGCCGCGATGTTCGGCCTTTCCTACATGTCCCCCATGGTGGTGATTGCGACATTGGGGGCGATCGCGGTCAAAACCGGCGGCGCAGTCGCGCTGGCTTATGTGATCGCCACCGCCGCCATGCTGCTCACGGCCGCCAGCTATGGCTACATGGCGGCGCGCAATCCCAAGGCCGGATCGGCGTACACCTACGCGTCCGGCGTGTTCGGCCCGATGGCCGGCTTTGCTGTCGGCTGGGTGCTTCTGCTCGACTATTTCTTTATCCCGATGGTGATCTGCCTGCTGACGGCCACCGGCCTGTCGACCTTGGCGCCCGGCGTGCCGTTCTGGATCTGGGTGGTTGCGGTCGCGGCGCTGTCGACGCTCGTCAACACGCTGGGCATCAGGCTGACCGATC
This genomic window contains:
- a CDS encoding N,N-dimethylformamidase beta subunit family domain-containing protein, with translation MLKITAYADRISCFPGETVDIKVSATGLRAYDAELRRIIQGDINPDGPGYRDELIEVDLGGPFVARKQAIRTGSYGLVDKTTRLCPSGSFTLAALIWPTLPGRGRQAIIATGTAQNGCSLFLDDKAMASVALTTDDRATTTASGVPCRERTWYVVVASYDVQSGRLAVSQTPVKSFPNVDDHGSSSVTARDYDAPPQAPFRFGAVDTEESFPGCFFNGKIENPRIYDGAHQHETIVEAMLGRTATPAPAADWDFAAGMRGDRFSDRGPHRLDGRFLNLPHRAVSGCRWNSGLHRWTEDPASYAAVHFHDDDLYDAGWQTDFTVTLPHDLKSGVYAVRLFSHEDRQAEYFVVLAVRARHHRNDVVFVLPTASYMAYANHRLGIDVSETEIGAGQLLQLDRHHLHLQQHPEYGLSLYEVHNDGSGVFYSSRLRPILDFQPKVQGFIGGSGSNIWQFNADTHILGFLEDRGIAYDVLTDEDLDREGVAAFDGYRAVLTGSHPEYTSTRMLDAYQGFLAKGGRVAYLGGNGFYWRIAYSETLPGVIECRRAESGIRGWEPGTGNYWHQFTDELGGLWRRIGRAPQQVFGVGMTAQGFDLSSPYLRNTSSHDPRAAFIFDGIKGDILGDFGLNGGGAAGNEIDRADFSLGTPPHALVLASSRLHTDIYLMTPEDLLDPTPTWSGTQCDLIRADMVFFETQNGGAVFSTGSIAWAGAMAWNGYDNHIAAITENVIRRFAEESPFG
- a CDS encoding aminotransferase, with protein sequence MTAASQSWEQRESGSFFHTFSDLPSLSEDGPVVVERGEGAYIVDTGGRRYFEGNSGLWNMTLGFSERRLADVAARQYAELPGYHTFFGRNSKPSIALAERMLALAPVPMSRAFFTNSGSEANESVVKLLWMMWAFEGHPRRRKFLTRKNAYHGATVMAASLTAKDYNRAFGLPLPEIVVLDCPHAYRYAAPDESDDEFCARLAASLEATIQAEDPETIAGMFAEPVMGAGGVIVPPKNYFRHIQPVLRRHGIPLVADEVICGFGRTGSLWGTQAVGMQPDIMVASKSMSAGYFPMGAVMLSEDIDRRAKAAAEALEEFPHGFTTGGHPVGCAVSLEAIRIITEEGLVDHVRDVGAILQSGLEQLAEHPMVGEARGVGLMGALEMVADKRSKTPFAGHLRIGERIAKAARERGFIIRPLGSSVVLAPPFISTAAEIVSLVAVIGEILDLVHASARKEAA